One region of Demequina sp. TMPB413 genomic DNA includes:
- a CDS encoding acetate/propionate family kinase: MNYIGMALVLNCGSSSVKYQVVDTTVDAPLAAGIVERVSDHALAIGEVIDRLGAPDSGVDLTKITAVGHRVVQGGEEFSAPTIIDDDVERRIALLSNLAPLHNPGHVAGISAARKAFPNIPHVAIFDTAFFQTMSEAAYTYAIDKNIAAEHSIRKYGFHGTSYAYLSHEAPRAMGKRPEEVNIIALHLGNGASVCAMRAGRAIDTSMGLTPLAGLVMGSRTGDIDPAVVFHLGRSAGMTIDEIDHLFNSQSGMLGLTGYNDMRDVEQAAEDGSRDAQLGLEIYCRRIRGYVGQYYAQLGHLDAIVFTAGVGENSDVVRLQSLVGLSELGIIIDPERNAGRKKQATLISADESPIQVWVVPTNEEREIALQSIAAVS, translated from the coding sequence GTGAACTACATCGGAATGGCGCTCGTCCTCAACTGCGGCTCGAGCTCCGTCAAGTACCAGGTCGTTGACACGACCGTCGACGCGCCGCTCGCCGCAGGGATCGTCGAAAGGGTCAGCGACCACGCGCTCGCGATCGGCGAAGTCATTGATCGCCTAGGCGCACCCGATTCCGGCGTCGATCTCACGAAGATCACAGCGGTGGGCCACCGAGTCGTTCAAGGAGGCGAGGAGTTCTCCGCGCCGACCATCATTGACGACGACGTGGAACGCAGAATCGCACTGCTGTCGAACCTCGCCCCCCTCCACAATCCGGGCCACGTCGCTGGCATCAGCGCGGCGCGCAAGGCGTTCCCCAACATCCCCCACGTCGCGATCTTCGACACCGCGTTCTTCCAGACCATGTCAGAGGCCGCATACACGTACGCGATCGACAAGAACATCGCAGCCGAGCACTCCATCCGCAAGTACGGATTCCACGGCACCAGCTATGCCTACCTCTCGCACGAGGCCCCACGCGCCATGGGCAAGCGTCCGGAGGAAGTCAACATCATCGCCCTCCACCTGGGAAACGGCGCATCCGTGTGTGCGATGCGTGCCGGCAGGGCAATCGACACGTCGATGGGCCTCACGCCCCTCGCAGGGCTCGTGATGGGCTCACGTACGGGCGACATCGACCCAGCCGTTGTGTTCCACCTCGGCAGGTCTGCGGGGATGACGATCGACGAGATCGATCACTTGTTCAACAGCCAGTCAGGAATGCTGGGCCTCACGGGCTACAACGACATGCGTGACGTCGAGCAAGCCGCCGAGGATGGCTCGCGCGACGCCCAGCTTGGCCTCGAGATCTATTGCAGGCGGATCAGGGGATACGTGGGCCAGTACTACGCGCAACTCGGCCACCTCGACGCGATCGTCTTCACCGCGGGCGTCGGCGAAAACTCCGACGTGGTGAGGCTTCAATCTCTCGTGGGGCTCAGTGAGCTCGGCATCATCATCGACCCTGAGCGCAACGCGGGACGCAAGAAGCAGGCCACGCTTATTAGCGCCGACGAGTCACCCATCCAGGTGTGGGTCGTACCGACGAACGAGGAGCGCGAGATCGCGCTCCAGTCGATCGCCGCGGTCTCCTAG
- the pta gene encoding phosphate acetyltransferase, with product MTRSIYIASVEGDTGKSTIALGITALLARNVTKVGIFRPVTRVSTGSDYVLSLLLGHDGVDLDYDECVGVTYEDIHADPEAALSRIVTRYHEVARKCDVVVIVGTDYTDVAGPAEFELNAKVAANLGAPVALVVRGADRSPSDIAEMIEQARAQMDDNHAKVVAAFANRCDPADLDAIKAALPEDIGVAAIPEEPLLYAPTLSALCDAIKGEMIAGDEALLSREVRTISIAAMTVEHLLDRLEEGALIIAPGDRADTLLAALTAHSASGFPALAGIVVNGGFRPPASVQRLIDGLGPTLPIIATDLGTFATAQRCWNTRGRLSRESVLKVDMALSMFENNVDGGQLIDRLNLADTDVVTPLMFEYALLDRARTDRQRIVLPEGEDDRILRAAGTLLTRNVVDLTILGDPAAITTRAGELGIDLSAAQLISPSDPEYVDRFAAEYYEMRKHKGMTPEAARDRVQDVSYFGTMMVELGLADGMVSGAAHTTAHTIVPSFQIIKTTPGVSVVSSVFLMCLADRVLVYGDCAVNPDPTAEQLADIAISSAETARQFNIEPRVAMLSYSTGESGTGSDVDKVREATRLVRERRPDLLVDGPIQYDAAVEPSVAKSKAPNSPVAGRATVLIFPDLNTGNNTYKAVQRSAGAVAVGPVLQGLRKPVNDLSRGALVQDIVNTVAITAIQAQQITANDAAEG from the coding sequence GTGACACGTAGCATCTACATTGCCTCCGTAGAGGGCGATACGGGAAAGTCAACGATCGCGCTGGGCATCACTGCTCTGCTCGCGCGCAACGTCACCAAGGTCGGCATCTTTAGACCGGTCACGAGAGTCTCCACCGGTTCCGACTATGTCTTGAGCCTGCTTTTGGGACACGACGGCGTCGATCTCGACTACGACGAGTGCGTTGGCGTGACCTATGAGGACATCCACGCGGACCCGGAAGCGGCGCTGTCCCGCATCGTCACTCGCTACCACGAAGTAGCCCGCAAGTGCGATGTCGTCGTCATCGTCGGCACCGACTACACCGATGTGGCGGGCCCAGCCGAGTTTGAACTGAACGCGAAGGTCGCTGCCAACCTCGGCGCACCCGTCGCGCTGGTGGTGCGCGGGGCCGACCGCTCCCCCTCCGACATCGCCGAGATGATCGAGCAGGCCCGCGCCCAGATGGACGACAACCACGCGAAGGTTGTCGCCGCGTTCGCCAACCGCTGCGATCCTGCCGACCTCGACGCCATCAAAGCTGCACTGCCAGAAGACATCGGCGTGGCAGCGATTCCAGAAGAGCCTCTCCTGTACGCGCCAACGCTCAGCGCGCTGTGCGACGCGATCAAGGGCGAGATGATCGCTGGAGACGAAGCTCTGTTGTCGCGCGAGGTCCGCACCATTTCGATCGCGGCGATGACGGTGGAGCACTTGCTCGACAGGCTTGAAGAGGGCGCACTCATCATCGCTCCTGGTGACAGGGCCGACACGCTGCTCGCCGCGCTCACCGCTCACTCGGCGTCGGGCTTCCCCGCGCTCGCCGGCATCGTGGTGAACGGTGGTTTCCGCCCGCCCGCCTCGGTTCAGCGCCTGATTGACGGCTTGGGCCCCACGTTGCCCATCATCGCGACAGACCTTGGCACCTTTGCGACCGCGCAGCGCTGCTGGAATACGCGTGGTCGCTTGTCGCGCGAGTCGGTGCTCAAGGTCGACATGGCACTCAGCATGTTTGAGAACAACGTCGACGGAGGTCAGTTGATCGACCGTCTCAACCTGGCCGACACCGATGTAGTCACCCCCCTGATGTTTGAATACGCACTCCTCGACAGGGCTCGCACTGACCGCCAGCGCATCGTCTTGCCAGAGGGCGAGGACGATCGTATTCTCCGCGCCGCTGGCACGCTGCTCACGCGCAACGTGGTCGATCTGACCATCCTTGGCGACCCAGCGGCCATCACCACCAGGGCAGGAGAGCTCGGCATTGACTTGTCCGCAGCCCAGCTCATCTCTCCGTCCGACCCCGAATATGTCGATCGCTTCGCTGCCGAGTACTACGAAATGCGCAAGCACAAGGGCATGACGCCGGAAGCAGCGCGCGACCGCGTGCAGGACGTCAGCTACTTCGGCACGATGATGGTCGAGTTGGGCTTGGCGGACGGAATGGTGTCCGGGGCGGCGCACACGACCGCTCACACGATCGTCCCCTCGTTCCAGATCATCAAGACGACCCCAGGCGTCTCTGTCGTGTCCTCCGTCTTTCTGATGTGTCTGGCCGATCGCGTGCTCGTCTACGGTGACTGCGCGGTCAACCCCGACCCGACGGCAGAACAGCTCGCCGACATCGCAATCTCTTCCGCCGAGACAGCACGGCAGTTCAACATCGAGCCGCGGGTCGCGATGCTCTCGTACTCCACCGGCGAATCGGGCACGGGATCCGACGTCGACAAGGTGCGGGAAGCGACGCGACTGGTGCGTGAGCGCCGGCCAGACCTCCTCGTCGACGGCCCGATTCAGTACGACGCGGCCGTCGAACCGTCCGTCGCCAAGTCGAAGGCACCCAACTCGCCTGTCGCGGGTCGTGCCACCGTCTTGATCTTCCCCGACCTGAACACCGGCAACAACACGTACAAGGCAGTCCAACGCAGCGCCGGCGCCGTCGCGGTTGGCCCCGTGCTCCAGGGGCTCCGCAAGCCGGTGAACGACCTCAGCCGTGGTGCACTAGTCCAAGACATCGTCAACACGGTGGCCATCACGGCCATCCAGGCACAGCAAATCACCGCGAACGACGCGGCGGAGGGATAG